The sequence AGAAAGAAGCGATCAATCAGAATTATCTGTCGGTCAGTTTTTCTTATTCATGCGAAATGAAGTCATGCAAGCGAAGCAACTACAAGTTTATCCCAATAAATTAAAACTAACTGCCAAAGATGGAGCAACTGCCTCATTCGAGCTGTATCAACAGCTTATACGTAGACAAGTGGATGGCAAAGGGCATGAAATATACTTACGAGATATACAACGTTTACAATTTATTTCACTTCCTTATGGAGTTCGATTAATGGTTACAACGATAGAAGGTGAACAATTTGAAAAAGAAATTATTTTTTATCAATAAACAACATGGTTTTATGTTACCATTAGTTTTAATCATCATTTCTTTAGTCATTGTATTGATGTCATCTAATATTCACCATTATCACAATAATTTAGCTATAACAAAGAACCAAATCGATCAAGTTACAATGGAAACATTAATTCAAATAGCTAGAGAAAAATTGAAACGTAAACTATTAGAAAATGAACAATTGGATAAGGAAACCTTCACTCTGCCACAAGGAGAGGTGGCCGTTCGCATAACCCAATTAGATAAACATAGTTATCAGCTATTGTTTACTGTCACGCTTGATGAACAAACAAAATTCCAACAGATAGGTTTTATGAATATAAATAAAGAAGCTGAGATAATTAGTCATTAACAACAACAAGGTATAGTGGTCGTTCAAAAACGATATAAAGTGAAACTTCATTCATTGGAAATTTCCTTTATCCGCTACTGATAGAAGTATAACGAAGATTAAAATCTCGGACGTCCTTGAAAAATCGCGATGTGTCACTGTTGTAGCCCTCCCTGGCCTTGAAAATCGCGATGCTTATTCAAGAAGCTTTCCCTGGCCTGTCTCCCCGAATGAATCTGGCATTAGATACCGTTATCTCTGCTTGAATTCTTAGTATTCTCAATCACTATTAAAGCGGGAGTCTTACGGAACCCTGGATGGGATAAAATGATACCGAATTCCATGATCAAATAGCTTCTATAAATCATTCCCCATATATTTATGACTAATATTACTTTTTAGCAAAAACTCATTCTAATGCTCCATACAATGTTTCCGATTTATTACTTTCATTTACAAGTCCATACGGGTCGTTTATAATGTCTATGATAAGGTTACCAAAAGGAGGGGGATAACATGGATCGAATGTTTCGTGGGTTAGCCTTTTGGACAGGGATATTTACAGTGATGTTCTATGTGGGCGATATGCAAAAAACTGCAGTTTTATTTCTTGTTCAAACGGCTTTTTTCTTAACATTAAGTTATTTGAAACTGTCTGAACGAATGTATATGTATTTATTCGGAGCTTATTGTACCATTTTCTTTATTGGGTTCACATGGTATTCAGAATTTATACTTGTACCTGGATTCGGAAATTAACATCCTAAAACCCTGCTTACATATGTTGAATAGCAGGGTTTTTGTTTTGTTAATTTTACGAGCTTCCATCACAGTGTAAAGAAAGGGTTGTTTATCTTTTCAAATCCGATATTCGTTTTTGGTCCATGCCCAGGAAAAACAGTATAAATATCATCTAATGTATATAAAGAGGTTGTGACTGATTTTTTTAATTGAGCATAGTTACCACCTGGAAGATCTGTACGTCCGATTCCTTGATAAAATAAAACGTCGCCACTAATAACAAACTTATCATCATGGAAGATAAAACTAACACTGCCAGGAGAATGACCGGGTGTATGGATCACCTCAATCGAAAATTCACCGATCATCATTTTTTTAGGTACTAATAATCTGTCCGGTTGCGCTGTCTGTACTTGTTGTTGCATGAATAATAAGGAGCCATTTTTTTGCGGATCCTCTAACCAGCTTGCTTCTGCTTCATGAAGATAAACATCAATTTGATAGGTCTTTCTCAACTCATCTACCGCACCAATATGATCAAAATGTGCATGTGTTAATAAAATAGCTATTGGTGTTAGTTCGTGCTCAGTAAGAAACTCCTTTACTTTATCAGCTTCACCACCTGGATCAAAAATTAAAGCTTCTTTTGTTCCATGTACAACATAACAATTTGTACCTAACGGACCTAAAGACATAGTTTCAATATTCAATTACTTTTCTCCTCTCATTCAAATGTAAATCCTTGATTTGTCTCGACAAACTGCATATAATACTATAGAATAAGTTATATAATCGGACTAGTTACATAATAATACAAATGGATTTCCTATAGCAAGATTAGCAATCTAGGAAGTATAAGGGAGGATCAGTTTTATGCATATCGTCTTAGGGGTATTATTTTTATTAGTAGCTATACTAGCAGTTGTATCTATCGTACGTCAACTTAAATTCAAAAATTTCTTAGCAATTGCATTTTCGGCAATTACAGCTTTAGCATTTGGTTTTTTTGCAATTGCAACAATCATTTCAGAATTAAAAGGATAGATAACGGCAAGTAAAACAAGCTGACTTTTCAAGTTAGCTTGTTTCTTTTTTGCCTAAACTTCCGGCTGTTTGCCTAAAACTTTGAAAATAATCTTTTTTGCTATACTTATTCTATTATCCACTAATTACCTATGAAATGCTAAGTTCTTAAACACTAAAAAGCTTCAATCCGTAGAACATCTTTTCTACGGATTGAAGAGCTAATTTTAAAACACTCATATATTTAATTATTTTTTATCAAAATCAAGAAAACGGAATAAGTCACCATAAATGAGATCATCGGAGTAACCCAGTTCTTTTTCCACTTGTTCCCGAATTGGATCACAAACTTGCTTCTCTTTCTCGTTTTCTTCTTTTCCTGTACTATCATTCTTATTATCTTCTTCAGCTATTGGTTCACCCGTTTTTCGATCATAGCATGTGTTATTTGTATACATATGGTCTTCACTAATAAAGCTTCCATCACGTAGGGCAATGAATTCTTTTCGATTATTACTAAATAGATCATTACCAAATTGAATATCATCGCTATTTTTTATACCTAATAAATTTAATAACGTCGGTTTTACGTCAATTTGACCAGAAACCTC is a genomic window of Virgibacillus proomii containing:
- a CDS encoding competence type IV pilus minor pilin ComGF encodes the protein MQSSDKKKFVYMAFYSKEGFTFITTLLMMGILVISLPFLSYLIQVVTERSDQSELSVGQFFLFMRNEVMQAKQLQVYPNKLKLTAKDGATASFELYQQLIRRQVDGKGHEIYLRDIQRLQFISLPYGVRLMVTTIEGEQFEKEIIFYQ
- a CDS encoding competence type IV pilus minor pilin ComGG, whose product is MKKKLFFINKQHGFMLPLVLIIISLVIVLMSSNIHHYHNNLAITKNQIDQVTMETLIQIAREKLKRKLLENEQLDKETFTLPQGEVAVRITQLDKHSYQLLFTVTLDEQTKFQQIGFMNINKEAEIISH
- a CDS encoding DUF2626 domain-containing protein translates to MDRMFRGLAFWTGIFTVMFYVGDMQKTAVLFLVQTAFFLTLSYLKLSERMYMYLFGAYCTIFFIGFTWYSEFILVPGFGN
- a CDS encoding MBL fold metallo-hydrolase yields the protein MNIETMSLGPLGTNCYVVHGTKEALIFDPGGEADKVKEFLTEHELTPIAILLTHAHFDHIGAVDELRKTYQIDVYLHEAEASWLEDPQKNGSLLFMQQQVQTAQPDRLLVPKKMMIGEFSIEVIHTPGHSPGSVSFIFHDDKFVISGDVLFYQGIGRTDLPGGNYAQLKKSVTTSLYTLDDIYTVFPGHGPKTNIGFEKINNPFFTL
- a CDS encoding DUF2759 family protein yields the protein MHIVLGVLFLLVAILAVVSIVRQLKFKNFLAIAFSAITALAFGFFAIATIISELKG